DNA from bacterium:
CAATCTGGATATAAGGAAAACCCCGGATGGTTTTGAAACCTATTTGATCTGTGATGTTTGAAGATGAAGGACGTTCAGAATCAGCACGACCTAAGAAAGATCCCTTTAGATAAAGTTGGTATAGAGGATCTTCTTTATCCCATAAGGGTGA
Protein-coding regions in this window:
- a CDS encoding GTP cyclohydrolase, FolE2/MptA family, with product MKDVQNQHDLRKIPLDKVGIEDLLYPIRV